Proteins encoded in a region of the Chthonomonadales bacterium genome:
- a CDS encoding rhomboid family intramembrane serine protease, translating into MPDTWDHTTPRPSKAPLPILTWLIGALCIAFTAAFHMAPGGRASQFEEIGRLGYLPLTAIWSGGYTALFTSVFVHSGVVHLAANMLGLLVVGRVLEETVHPFAWCAFFVAAAAVASASEIALSSVAPIGVSGVVYAMFGLVWAGRREVPVWRTVATRGNLLIVLGWGLFCVAATWLHVLRVANGAHAGGFLFGLACGYLFVARRHRLFAAAALCGVAALTVCSVSWMPWSASWTQWKGDQEALERNDAAALRWYRRSLRLGAQPPPVLAKILVVERRRGNAAGAERALRELLRYSGARVLRVEPSPAPRAAPGKAPADRTPPTDPAPYDGAP; encoded by the coding sequence CACACAACTCCGCGGCCGTCCAAGGCGCCGCTCCCCATTCTCACCTGGCTGATCGGCGCCCTCTGCATCGCGTTCACGGCCGCTTTCCACATGGCGCCGGGCGGGCGCGCGTCGCAGTTCGAGGAGATCGGCCGCCTCGGCTACCTACCGCTGACGGCCATCTGGAGCGGAGGCTACACCGCGCTGTTCACCTCGGTCTTTGTACATAGCGGAGTCGTTCACCTCGCGGCCAACATGCTCGGGCTCCTCGTCGTCGGGCGCGTCCTCGAGGAGACGGTCCACCCGTTCGCGTGGTGCGCCTTCTTCGTCGCCGCCGCCGCGGTCGCGTCGGCGTCGGAGATAGCGCTCTCGAGCGTGGCGCCCATTGGCGTCTCCGGCGTCGTCTACGCCATGTTCGGCCTCGTGTGGGCGGGTCGGCGCGAGGTGCCGGTGTGGCGCACGGTGGCCACGCGCGGCAACCTTCTCATCGTGCTGGGGTGGGGGCTCTTCTGTGTGGCCGCCACCTGGCTGCACGTACTGCGCGTGGCGAACGGCGCCCATGCCGGCGGCTTCCTGTTCGGCCTGGCGTGCGGCTACCTTTTCGTGGCCCGGCGACACCGGCTGTTCGCGGCCGCGGCGCTCTGCGGAGTGGCGGCGCTCACCGTATGCTCGGTCTCGTGGATGCCCTGGTCGGCCTCCTGGACGCAGTGGAAGGGCGACCAGGAGGCGCTTGAGCGCAACGACGCGGCCGCGCTGCGCTGGTACCGGCGTTCGCTGCGGCTCGGCGCCCAGCCGCCGCCGGTGCTGGCGAAGATCCTCGTGGTGGAGCGCCGGCGCGGCAACGCGGCCGGGGCCGAGCGGGCCCTGCGCGAGCTCCTGCGCTACTCGGGCGCCCGCGTTCTGCGCGTCGAACCGTCCCCCGCGCCGAGGGCAGCGCCCGGCAAGGCGCCAGCGGACAGGACGCCGCCCACCGACCCGGCGCCGTACGACGGAGCGCCGTGA
- a CDS encoding DUF58 domain-containing protein has product MSTPLLAPSFLRKLERLALASRRAFAGQMKGENRAPRRGASVEFADYREYQPGDDLRYVDWNTAARLDRLFVKLFVEEEDVLLALLLDTSASMGFGEPAKLEVAIRVAAALGYVGLIQHDRVRVAAFPGAPGTAPAPRRGRAAVPPFFAHLAALRAEGGAPLGPALRDWAAASRGRGIAVVISDFMDTSWREGVGALVARDFQATLLHLLSPEELVPTVRGDVALIDSETRATLPLSVGPALLARYQAALAAHCDGIRAFARARGAGYLRVSTGATLEDIVLKQLRRAGVAV; this is encoded by the coding sequence GTGAGCACCCCATTGCTGGCGCCATCCTTCCTACGCAAACTGGAACGGCTGGCCCTCGCCTCACGCCGGGCGTTCGCCGGGCAGATGAAAGGCGAGAACCGCGCGCCGCGGCGCGGAGCGAGCGTTGAGTTCGCCGACTATCGCGAGTACCAGCCGGGCGATGACCTGCGCTACGTCGACTGGAACACGGCCGCCCGCCTCGACCGGCTGTTCGTGAAGCTGTTCGTGGAGGAGGAGGACGTGCTGCTCGCCCTTCTGCTGGACACGAGCGCCAGCATGGGGTTCGGCGAGCCGGCCAAGCTGGAGGTCGCCATCCGCGTGGCGGCGGCGCTCGGTTACGTCGGTCTGATCCAGCACGACCGAGTGCGCGTCGCCGCGTTCCCCGGCGCCCCCGGAACGGCGCCGGCGCCGCGCCGGGGGCGCGCCGCCGTGCCGCCCTTCTTCGCGCACCTCGCGGCGCTGCGAGCCGAGGGCGGCGCACCACTCGGGCCGGCGCTGCGCGACTGGGCGGCCGCAAGCCGCGGGCGCGGCATCGCCGTGGTGATCTCGGACTTCATGGACACATCCTGGCGCGAGGGGGTCGGCGCGCTCGTGGCGCGCGACTTCCAGGCGACGCTCCTTCACCTGCTCTCCCCCGAGGAGCTCGTGCCGACGGTGCGCGGCGACGTGGCGCTCATCGACAGCGAGACGCGGGCGACGCTGCCGTTGAGCGTGGGCCCCGCACTGCTCGCCCGCTACCAGGCCGCCCTAGCCGCGCACTGCGACGGGATCCGCGCCTTCGCCCGGGCCCGGGGAGCGGGCTACCTGCGCGTCTCGACCGGCGCGACTCTGGAGGACATCGTGCTCAAGCAGCTCCGCCGCGCGGGCGTGGCGGTCTGA
- a CDS encoding BatA and WFA domain-containing protein yields MTLLSPLSLLWFLPAAGAILALYFLRLRRRDVPVPSLLLWSRAVRDVQANAPFQRLRFRWLLVLQLLLALLLSLALAEPVVRATALGGRRLVVVLDSSASMAATDARPTRLEAARAAARRLVSEMNPGDRMVVIEAGPRAQALTAFSDDRAALLRAIDGVAQTDAPARMGDAATLAAALAGAPDAGRVDLFSDGAFTLPPGASWGPAGVVLHRVGRGGANLAIVAAELRPEPRRPRTMRLFVALRSWLSTERRVILELRRSPPSARGVGGELVDAQEAIVAAGAPATVTFEVPIGEGGTTWLVHVDTGDPLPTDDTVRVIAAPPRPIHVLLVTRGNRYLQAALAVIPGSRVTVRPPGRIDDADAYDVVVLDRWAPARPLPASTLWVDCSGEGAPARPMGARATNAVIPVETDHPLLRDVDLGAARWRAVHPGEPQEWAREIASAGPGAAIVAGESDATRALWLGFALDTSAGAFPLAASYPVFVMNVVRWLARAEPAGAVHTGESVRLDVPSAPGRIVVERPDGSRRTMTAPRGGQATFADTVLAGLYRVTGPGGYRRVFAANLANAAESDIAPREVGPAPKGPLPGRPVVITRPLWPLLLIGALALLLLEWWLYHRRPELS; encoded by the coding sequence ATGACCCTGCTCTCGCCGCTCTCCCTTCTCTGGTTCCTGCCCGCCGCGGGCGCGATCCTCGCGCTCTACTTCCTGCGACTTCGCCGCCGCGACGTGCCCGTGCCCTCGCTGCTCCTGTGGAGCCGCGCGGTGCGCGATGTGCAGGCCAACGCCCCCTTTCAGCGGCTGCGCTTCCGATGGCTGCTGGTCCTGCAACTCCTGCTCGCCCTGCTGCTTTCCCTGGCGCTCGCCGAGCCGGTCGTGCGCGCGACCGCGCTCGGCGGACGCCGGCTCGTCGTCGTGCTCGACTCCTCGGCCTCCATGGCCGCCACGGACGCCCGGCCGACCCGGCTGGAGGCGGCGCGCGCCGCTGCCCGACGCCTGGTGAGCGAAATGAACCCGGGCGATCGAATGGTGGTCATCGAGGCCGGCCCGCGCGCACAGGCGCTCACGGCGTTCAGCGACGACCGCGCCGCGCTGTTGCGCGCGATCGACGGCGTCGCGCAGACGGACGCGCCCGCGCGCATGGGCGACGCGGCCACGCTCGCCGCGGCCCTGGCGGGCGCGCCCGACGCAGGCCGCGTCGACCTGTTCTCGGATGGCGCCTTCACGCTCCCGCCCGGCGCCTCCTGGGGGCCGGCGGGCGTGGTCCTCCACCGCGTGGGCCGCGGCGGCGCCAATCTAGCCATCGTCGCGGCCGAGTTGCGCCCGGAGCCGCGCCGCCCCAGAACGATGCGCCTTTTCGTGGCGCTGCGGAGCTGGCTGTCGACTGAACGCCGCGTGATCCTCGAGCTCCGTCGGAGCCCGCCTTCGGCGCGCGGTGTCGGCGGTGAGCTCGTCGACGCGCAGGAGGCGATCGTGGCGGCGGGCGCCCCGGCGACGGTGACGTTCGAAGTGCCCATCGGAGAAGGCGGCACGACGTGGCTCGTCCACGTTGACACCGGCGATCCGCTCCCGACGGACGACACCGTTCGCGTGATCGCCGCCCCACCGCGCCCGATTCACGTGCTGCTCGTGACGCGCGGCAACCGCTATCTCCAGGCCGCGCTTGCGGTGATCCCGGGTTCGCGCGTGACGGTCCGCCCGCCAGGCCGCATCGACGACGCAGACGCCTACGACGTGGTGGTCCTGGACCGCTGGGCGCCTGCGCGTCCCCTTCCGGCCAGTACGCTCTGGGTGGATTGCTCGGGGGAGGGGGCCCCGGCGCGCCCCATGGGCGCCAGGGCGACGAACGCCGTCATCCCGGTGGAGACCGACCACCCTCTCCTGCGCGACGTGGACCTGGGCGCGGCCCGCTGGCGCGCCGTGCACCCCGGCGAGCCCCAGGAATGGGCGCGAGAGATCGCGTCCGCCGGGCCGGGCGCCGCCATCGTGGCGGGCGAGTCCGACGCGACGCGCGCGCTCTGGCTGGGCTTCGCGCTCGACACGTCGGCGGGCGCCTTCCCGCTCGCCGCCTCCTATCCGGTCTTCGTGATGAACGTCGTGCGCTGGCTGGCCCGCGCGGAGCCCGCCGGCGCGGTGCACACCGGGGAGTCCGTGAGGTTGGACGTGCCCTCGGCGCCCGGGCGGATCGTGGTAGAGCGCCCGGATGGCTCGCGCCGAACCATGACGGCGCCGCGCGGCGGCCAGGCGACCTTTGCCGACACCGTGCTGGCCGGGCTCTACCGGGTCACCGGCCCGGGCGGCTATCGCCGCGTGTTCGCGGCGAACCTGGCGAACGCCGCCGAATCGGACATCGCGCCGCGCGAGGTCGGGCCGGCGCCGAAGGGCCCACTCCCCGGTCGGCCGGTAGTGATCACGCGGCCGCTGTGGCCGCTCTTGCTGATCGGAGCGCTCGCGCTGCTGTTGCTCGAATGGTGGCTCTACCACCGCCGCCCGGAGCTGAGCTGA
- a CDS encoding cupin domain-containing protein, whose translation MKLIRAGSTPSTKGPADWFTGNVRVEMLFHRDAPDRVQGAHVTFEPGSRTAWHAHPLGQTLIVTFGRGFVQREGGPIKEIRQGDVVWFAPEERHWHGAAPDTGMSHIALQEVKDGQVVTWMEHVTDAEYRA comes from the coding sequence ATGAAGCTCATTCGCGCCGGCAGCACCCCTTCGACCAAGGGTCCTGCAGACTGGTTTACTGGTAACGTCCGCGTGGAGATGTTGTTCCACCGCGATGCGCCAGACCGGGTGCAAGGTGCCCATGTCACCTTCGAACCCGGCAGCCGCACGGCCTGGCACGCGCACCCCTTGGGCCAGACGCTGATCGTGACCTTCGGGCGCGGTTTCGTCCAGCGCGAGGGCGGACCAATCAAGGAAATCCGCCAGGGCGATGTCGTTTGGTTCGCTCCGGAGGAACGCCACTGGCACGGCGCTGCCCCCGACACCGGCATGAGCCATATTGCCCTTCAGGAAGTGAAGGACGGCCAGGTCGTCACGTGGATGGAGCACGTCACCGACGCCGAGTACCGAGCCTGA
- a CDS encoding zinc-dependent alcohol dehydrogenase family protein, which produces MYATIMHGPGDVRYEQVPDPKIEKPTDAIIKLSATCICGSDLWPYRGLSPQDGPAPMGHEYCGVVVEVGSEVRSIKPGQFVVGSFCLSDNTCPHCRFGFQSSCQQREFMTGAQAPYARVPLADGTLVATAEMPDAGMIPHMLATSDVLGTGLYGAVAANVREGGTVVVVGDGAVGLMGVMAASQLGAGRIIAMSRHATRQRLAREFGATDIVEERGEDGIARIMDMTDGVGAESVIEAVGMAQSLEQAMGVCRPGGTIGYVGVPHGVSFGGQQLFFRQQRMLGGPAPVRRFLPDLMNRVLKGRIEPGKVFDLVLPIAEVAEGYKAMDERRAIKTMLRVRG; this is translated from the coding sequence ATGTATGCAACCATCATGCATGGCCCCGGCGATGTTCGCTACGAACAAGTGCCCGATCCCAAGATCGAAAAGCCCACAGACGCCATCATCAAACTGTCGGCTACCTGCATCTGCGGCTCCGATCTCTGGCCGTACCGCGGGTTGTCGCCGCAGGACGGACCGGCCCCGATGGGCCATGAATACTGCGGCGTGGTGGTTGAGGTCGGCTCTGAGGTCCGTTCGATCAAACCCGGCCAGTTCGTTGTGGGCTCTTTCTGTCTTTCGGACAACACCTGCCCACATTGTCGATTCGGCTTCCAGTCCTCTTGCCAGCAACGCGAGTTCATGACCGGGGCGCAGGCGCCCTATGCTCGTGTCCCGCTGGCCGATGGCACGCTGGTCGCGACGGCGGAGATGCCGGACGCGGGGATGATTCCGCACATGCTGGCTACCTCGGACGTGCTCGGCACCGGTCTGTATGGCGCGGTCGCCGCCAATGTGCGCGAGGGTGGCACGGTCGTCGTGGTTGGGGACGGCGCGGTCGGGCTGATGGGCGTGATGGCCGCTTCGCAACTGGGCGCGGGGCGCATCATTGCCATGAGCCGGCACGCGACTCGCCAGCGATTGGCCCGCGAATTCGGCGCCACCGACATCGTCGAGGAACGCGGCGAGGATGGCATCGCCCGCATCATGGACATGACCGATGGTGTTGGCGCCGAGTCCGTGATCGAAGCCGTGGGCATGGCGCAGTCGCTGGAGCAGGCCATGGGCGTCTGCCGTCCCGGCGGGACCATCGGCTACGTCGGCGTGCCGCACGGTGTCAGCTTCGGCGGCCAGCAGTTGTTCTTCAGGCAGCAGCGCATGCTGGGTGGCCCGGCCCCAGTGCGCCGCTTCCTGCCCGACCTGATGAATCGCGTGCTGAAAGGCAGGATCGAACCCGGCAAGGTGTTCGACCTTGTTCTGCCGATCGCTGAGGTGGCCGAGGGCTACAAGGCGATGGATGAACGTCGCGCCATCAAGACCATGCTGCGCGTGAGAGGATGA
- a CDS encoding SDR family oxidoreductase, translated as MTDVTVVVGAGGIGQAIARRISSGRHILVANHTQGSADAAASVLENAGFATTAMQADVSDRAMVQAVVAKAQGIGPIKALVQAAGVSPSQAPIAAILKVDLYGTAMLLEEFGKVIADGGAGVVISSQSGYRMPALTAEQDALLATAPAEELLKLDFVRGVRDTLHAYQMSKRCNSLRVRGEAINWAKRGARINSISPGIIVTPLAHDELHGERADFYQSMLKKMPAGRAGTPDEVAALASLILGSEGAFITGSDFLIDGGATANFYYGPDAGHS; from the coding sequence ATGACAGATGTAACCGTCGTCGTCGGCGCTGGCGGTATTGGCCAGGCCATCGCCCGCCGCATCAGCAGCGGCCGCCACATTCTGGTGGCCAATCACACCCAGGGATCGGCGGATGCCGCCGCCAGTGTGCTGGAGAACGCCGGGTTCGCGACCACCGCCATGCAGGCGGACGTGTCCGACCGCGCCATGGTCCAGGCCGTGGTTGCGAAGGCGCAAGGTATCGGGCCGATCAAGGCCCTAGTGCAGGCGGCGGGCGTCTCGCCATCGCAGGCGCCGATTGCAGCGATCCTCAAAGTCGATCTTTACGGCACCGCGATGTTGCTCGAAGAGTTCGGCAAGGTCATAGCGGACGGCGGCGCGGGTGTGGTGATCTCCTCGCAGTCGGGTTACCGCATGCCCGCACTGACCGCCGAACAGGACGCGCTCCTCGCCACCGCGCCCGCCGAGGAGCTTCTGAAGCTCGATTTTGTGAGGGGCGTCAGGGACACTCTTCATGCCTATCAGATGTCGAAGCGTTGCAACTCGCTTCGCGTGCGCGGCGAGGCGATCAACTGGGCGAAGCGCGGCGCGCGGATCAATTCGATTAGCCCGGGCATCATCGTCACGCCGCTGGCCCATGACGAGCTGCATGGCGAACGCGCCGACTTCTATCAGTCAATGCTGAAGAAGATGCCCGCCGGGCGCGCCGGCACCCCCGACGAGGTCGCGGCCCTAGCATCGCTGATCCTGGGATCGGAGGGCGCCTTCATTACGGGTAGCGACTTTCTGATTGATGGAGGGGCTACGGCGAACTTCTATTACGGCCCTGACGCAGGACACTCATAG
- a CDS encoding DUF1211 domain-containing protein — protein sequence MDTSRLEAFSDGVFAIAITLLVLEIKVPPVQVLGLGLLNLWPSYLAYAISFIVIGAIWINHHAMFDWIVRADQTLLLLNTLQLMFIAFLPFPTAVLSEAFHAHSGHNIATAFYAGTLTTIGALVTVIWWYAASRRELLNEAISPEQAKAIGRRFLIGPMGYGFATILAFVNSWLSIAIFIALNAYFLWPLRHGLRHDDGEPEQAA from the coding sequence ATGGACACAAGTCGTCTCGAAGCGTTCAGTGATGGGGTATTTGCGATTGCCATTACCCTGCTCGTCCTGGAGATCAAGGTTCCCCCGGTTCAGGTCCTTGGGCTCGGCCTGCTCAACCTATGGCCGTCTTATCTGGCCTATGCGATCAGTTTCATAGTCATTGGCGCGATTTGGATCAACCACCACGCCATGTTCGACTGGATCGTGCGCGCCGATCAGACACTTTTGCTGCTTAACACCCTGCAGTTGATGTTTATCGCATTCTTGCCATTTCCAACGGCAGTTCTATCCGAGGCGTTTCATGCACATTCAGGACACAACATCGCCACGGCATTCTATGCGGGCACTCTGACCACAATCGGGGCTCTTGTGACTGTGATATGGTGGTATGCGGCATCACGCCGGGAGTTGCTGAACGAAGCGATTTCGCCCGAACAGGCGAAGGCTATTGGGAGGCGGTTCCTCATAGGCCCGATGGGCTACGGTTTCGCGACCATTCTTGCATTCGTCAATTCTTGGTTATCGATAGCCATATTCATTGCACTGAATGCGTACTTCCTGTGGCCGCTCCGTCACGGGTTGCGTCATGATGATGGAGAGCCTGAGCAGGCGGCCTAA
- a CDS encoding SAM-dependent DNA methyltransferase yields MLGARRPRATRSNDHVRWSLAKRRSNPEAAETSAATVGYEAQLWQMADALRGSMDAAEYKHVVLGLIFLKYISDAFEELHDRLVVDRSSGADPEDPDEYRALSIFWVPPEARWQYLKAQARQATIGQLVDDAMAGIERDNPALKGVLPKDYARPALDKTRLGQLIDMISNIKVGDEASRAKDVLGRVYEYFLSQFASAEGKKGGEFYTPRCVVKLLVEMLEPYRGRVYDPCCGSSGMFVQSVEFIRAHAQGNGNLPAGRQAAGKAPRASRPDISIYGQESNYTTWRLAKMNLAIRGIDGQVAHGDTFHNDRHPDLKADFILANPPFNVSDWGGERLRDDKRWQYGTPPAGNANFAWVQHIVHHLAPAGVAGFVLANGSMSSNQSGEGEIRKSLIEADLVDCMVALPGQLFYSTQIPACLWFLARDRKNGKFRDRRGHVLFIDARKMGRMVDRTHRELNDEDVARIAVTYHAWRGEQEAGEYADVPGFCKSAPLEEVRKHGHVLTPGRYVGAEAQEDDGEPFEEKMKRLTATLREQQAEAAKLDAAIAANLTELGYGG; encoded by the coding sequence ATGCTGGGCGCTAGGCGCCCCAGAGCGACGCGCAGTAATGACCACGTGAGGTGGAGCTTGGCGAAGCGAAGGAGCAACCCAGAGGCAGCCGAGACAAGCGCCGCCACCGTCGGCTACGAGGCCCAGCTCTGGCAGATGGCCGACGCCCTGCGCGGCAGCATGGACGCCGCCGAGTACAAGCACGTCGTCCTCGGCCTCATCTTCCTGAAGTACATCTCCGACGCCTTCGAGGAACTGCACGATCGGCTTGTGGTGGACCGATCGAGCGGCGCCGATCCCGAGGACCCCGACGAATACCGCGCGCTCTCGATCTTCTGGGTGCCGCCCGAGGCGCGCTGGCAGTACCTGAAGGCCCAGGCCCGCCAGGCCACCATCGGCCAGCTCGTCGACGACGCCATGGCCGGCATCGAGCGCGACAACCCGGCGTTGAAGGGCGTGCTGCCCAAGGACTACGCCCGCCCCGCGCTCGACAAGACGCGACTCGGCCAGTTGATCGACATGATCAGCAACATCAAGGTCGGCGACGAGGCCAGCCGCGCCAAGGACGTGCTCGGGCGCGTGTACGAGTACTTCCTCTCGCAGTTCGCCAGCGCCGAGGGCAAGAAGGGCGGCGAGTTCTACACGCCGCGCTGCGTGGTCAAGTTGCTGGTCGAGATGCTCGAGCCCTACCGCGGCCGCGTGTATGACCCCTGCTGCGGTTCCTCGGGCATGTTCGTGCAGTCGGTGGAGTTCATCCGCGCACACGCCCAAGGGAACGGCAACCTGCCTGCCGGCAGGCAGGCGGCGGGCAAGGCCCCCAGGGCTTCTAGGCCCGACATCTCGATCTACGGCCAGGAGTCGAACTACACCACCTGGCGGCTCGCCAAGATGAACCTTGCCATTCGCGGCATCGACGGCCAGGTCGCGCACGGCGACACCTTCCACAACGACCGCCACCCCGACCTCAAGGCCGACTTCATCCTCGCCAATCCGCCGTTCAACGTCTCCGACTGGGGCGGCGAGCGCCTGCGCGACGACAAGCGCTGGCAGTACGGCACACCGCCGGCAGGCAACGCCAACTTTGCCTGGGTGCAGCACATCGTCCACCACCTCGCGCCCGCGGGCGTGGCCGGCTTCGTGCTCGCCAACGGCTCGATGTCGTCGAACCAGTCCGGCGAGGGCGAGATCCGCAAGAGCCTGATCGAGGCCGACCTCGTGGACTGCATGGTCGCGCTGCCGGGCCAGCTCTTCTACTCGACGCAGATCCCCGCGTGCCTGTGGTTCCTGGCGCGCGACCGCAAGAACGGCAAGTTCCGCGACCGCCGCGGCCACGTGCTCTTCATCGACGCGCGCAAGATGGGTCGCATGGTGGACCGCACCCACCGCGAGCTGAACGACGAGGACGTGGCCCGCATCGCCGTTACGTACCACGCCTGGCGCGGCGAGCAGGAGGCGGGCGAGTACGCCGACGTCCCCGGCTTCTGCAAGAGCGCCCCGCTGGAGGAAGTGCGCAAGCACGGGCACGTCCTCACGCCCGGCCGCTACGTTGGCGCCGAGGCGCAAGAGGACGACGGCGAGCCGTTCGAAGAGAAGATGAAGCGTCTCACCGCGACGCTGCGCGAGCAGCAGGCCGAGGCCGCGAAGCTCGATGCCGCGATTGCCGCCAACTTGACGGAGCTTGGGTATGGCGGGTGA
- a CDS encoding GIY-YIG nuclease family protein, which yields MPHMYILECADGSYYTGSTWDLERRLREHQAGLGANHTAKRLPVKLVYCEHHDRVEDAFHREKQVQGWSRRKKQVLIAENYEKLVEYSRNYTQFPPAASAASTSSAAEAAALPLPEPVEGSDANLKELGYGG from the coding sequence ATGCCACACATGTACATTCTTGAATGCGCCGATGGTAGCTATTACACAGGTAGCACATGGGATCTGGAGCGACGCCTGCGTGAACACCAGGCCGGGTTGGGTGCAAACCATACAGCAAAGCGTCTGCCTGTGAAGCTGGTGTATTGCGAACACCATGACCGCGTGGAAGATGCCTTCCACCGAGAAAAGCAGGTACAGGGGTGGAGTCGTCGCAAAAAGCAGGTGCTCATCGCAGAGAATTATGAGAAGCTCGTAGAGTATTCCCGGAATTACACCCAATTTCCGCCCGCGGCTTCGGCGGCTTCGACAAGCTCAGCCGCCGAGGCCGCTGCGCTGCCGCTGCCTGAGCCTGTCGAAGGCAGCGACGCCAACCTGAAGGAGCTCGGGTATGGCGGGTGA